A portion of the Microbacterium hominis genome contains these proteins:
- a CDS encoding GntR family transcriptional regulator yields the protein MVEEGRPLFLQIAERVEDAIVDGSLPEEGQAPSTNELAAFHRINPATAAKGVNMLVDKGVIYKRRGIGMFVAPGARELLLAERRAAFADRFVAPLLAEARTLGLTPDDLGTLIRERAAHDASTTEGTAR from the coding sequence GTGGTCGAAGAAGGCCGACCCCTGTTCCTCCAGATCGCCGAGCGCGTGGAGGACGCGATCGTCGACGGCTCCCTGCCCGAAGAGGGCCAGGCGCCGTCGACGAACGAACTGGCGGCATTCCACCGCATCAACCCCGCCACCGCAGCCAAGGGAGTGAACATGCTCGTCGACAAGGGCGTGATCTACAAGCGGCGCGGCATCGGCATGTTCGTCGCCCCGGGGGCACGCGAGCTGCTCCTCGCCGAGCGCCGGGCGGCCTTCGCCGACCGCTTCGTCGCCCCCCTCCTCGCCGAGGCCCGCACCCTGGGCCTCACCCCCGACGATCTCGGCACGCTCATCCGCGAGCGCGCCGCGCACGATGCATCCACCACGGAAGGAACCGCACGATGA
- a CDS encoding ABC transporter permease, which yields MENLRLPLGDWIEGVVDFLGDTLGWLFDAIAIVLGSVYEGLEWMLRTPPFWVIIVLIAAVAYLVKGWKLAVGTIGGLLLIVLVDQWENAMDTLALVLVASVVATAISIPVGIWAARNEHVSRVVRPVLDFLQTMPAFVYLIPAIIFFGVGAVPGMIATILFALAPGVRLTELGIRGVDKEVVEAGHAFGATPGRILRQIQLPLAMPSIMAGVNQIIMLSLSMVVIAGIVGAGGLGGEITRAIGRINVGLGFEAGISIVIIAMILDRVTSAFATPDRKRKVGKPVRGSSTATEQAQPASA from the coding sequence ATGGAGAACCTCCGCCTGCCCCTCGGCGACTGGATCGAAGGCGTCGTCGACTTCCTCGGCGACACCCTCGGCTGGCTTTTCGACGCCATCGCCATCGTTCTCGGCTCGGTCTACGAAGGACTCGAGTGGATGCTGCGTACGCCGCCCTTCTGGGTGATCATCGTGCTCATCGCCGCGGTCGCCTACCTCGTGAAGGGCTGGAAGCTGGCCGTCGGAACGATCGGCGGACTGCTGCTGATCGTGCTCGTCGACCAGTGGGAGAACGCGATGGACACCCTCGCGCTCGTGCTCGTCGCCTCCGTCGTCGCGACCGCGATCAGCATCCCGGTCGGCATCTGGGCCGCGCGCAACGAGCACGTCTCGCGCGTGGTGCGCCCGGTGCTCGACTTCCTGCAGACGATGCCCGCGTTCGTCTACCTGATCCCCGCGATCATCTTCTTCGGCGTGGGCGCGGTGCCCGGCATGATCGCCACGATCCTGTTCGCCCTCGCCCCCGGAGTGCGGCTCACCGAGCTCGGCATCCGCGGCGTCGACAAGGAGGTGGTCGAAGCCGGCCACGCGTTCGGCGCCACCCCCGGCCGCATCCTGCGCCAGATCCAGCTGCCGCTCGCGATGCCCAGCATCATGGCGGGCGTCAACCAGATCATCATGCTCAGCCTGTCGATGGTCGTGATCGCCGGCATCGTCGGCGCCGGCGGCCTCGGCGGCGAGATCACCCGCGCCATCGGGCGCATCAACGTGGGCCTCGGCTTCGAGGCGGGCATCTCGATCGTGATCATCGCCATGATCCTGGATCGCGTCACCTCCGCCTTCGCGACTCCCGACCGCAAGCGCAAGGTCGGCAAGCCGGTGCGCGGGTCGAGCACGGCCACCGAGCAGGCGCAGCCCGCCTCGGCCTGA
- a CDS encoding ABC transporter ATP-binding protein → MTAVIEVKNLTKRYRETLAVDDVSFTIEKDTIYGLLGRNGAGKTTVMSILTAQNFATRGEVRVFGEQPYENAKVLGRMCFVRESQKYPDDATATHAFRMARLFYPNWDQEFADRLIADFQLPMKRRIKKLSRGQLSAVGVIIGLASRADITFFDEPYLGLDAVARQIFYDRLLEDYSEHPRTVILSSHLIDEVSNLIERVLVIDRGRILMDEATDDVRDRAAAIVGDAAAVDTFVAGREVLHRETLGRVASVTVLGHLTDDDRARLAAAGLDVGPVSLQQLIVRITQHAADTAPSAAEDEGALR, encoded by the coding sequence ATGACCGCTGTCATCGAGGTGAAGAACCTCACCAAGCGCTACCGCGAGACCCTCGCCGTCGACGACGTGAGCTTCACGATCGAGAAGGACACCATCTACGGCCTGCTCGGTCGCAACGGAGCCGGCAAGACCACCGTCATGTCGATCCTCACCGCGCAGAACTTCGCCACCCGCGGCGAGGTGCGCGTGTTCGGCGAGCAGCCGTACGAGAACGCCAAGGTGCTCGGCCGCATGTGCTTCGTGCGCGAGAGCCAGAAGTACCCCGACGACGCGACGGCCACGCACGCGTTCCGCATGGCCCGCCTGTTCTACCCGAACTGGGACCAGGAGTTCGCCGACCGTCTCATCGCCGACTTCCAGCTGCCGATGAAGCGCCGCATCAAGAAGCTCTCGCGCGGACAGCTCTCGGCGGTCGGGGTGATCATCGGCCTGGCCTCCCGCGCCGACATCACCTTCTTCGACGAGCCGTACCTCGGATTGGATGCCGTCGCCCGGCAGATCTTCTACGACCGGCTGCTCGAGGACTACAGCGAGCACCCGCGCACCGTCATCCTCTCGAGCCACCTGATCGACGAGGTCTCCAACCTCATCGAGCGCGTGCTGGTCATCGACCGGGGGCGGATCCTCATGGACGAGGCGACCGACGACGTGCGCGATCGCGCCGCCGCCATCGTCGGCGATGCCGCCGCCGTCGACACGTTCGTCGCCGGGCGCGAGGTGCTCCATCGCGAGACTCTCGGCCGGGTGGCTTCGGTCACCGTTCTCGGCCACCTCACCGACGACGATCGCGCGCGTCTGGCGGCCGCGGGCCTCGACGTCGGGCCGGTCTCGCTGCAGCAGCTGATCGTCCGCATCACCCAGCACGCCGCCGACACCGCCCCGTCGGCCGCCGAAGACGAAGGAGCACTCCGATGA
- a CDS encoding quaternary amine ABC transporter ATP-binding protein: MTVEPALEARNLYKVFGRSPKDAVRRLQAGQTRAEVASAGTAAVIDASFTVQPGEIFVIMGLSGSGKSTIIRMLNGLLDPTAGDVLVQGRSIGSASPKELRDIRRSSISMVFQHFALLPHRTVLDNAAYALEIQGVGRDERRRRAQEILEKVGLGDRADAMPDELSGGMRQRVGLARALTAGTDILLMDEAFSALDPLIRREMQEQLVELQRELGRTIIFITHDLNEAMFLGDRIAVMRDGRIVQNGTPEEILTDPANDYVAQFVQDVDRARVLTAGAVMAPAVATTPVSAGVRGALKVMRDLQVGSVAVLENRRYLGAVTDRAVVRAVKAGTTDLRSLVSTAQPVVKADEPLTDVVERSVESAIPIAVVDEENRLLGTIPRVTLLAALGNVDPQTTPIPIVEAPVTVPEAEFAQTLAAVGEPTLAVAGAAVPAASTTEGGL; encoded by the coding sequence GTGACCGTCGAACCCGCCCTCGAGGCGCGAAATCTCTACAAGGTGTTCGGGCGCAGCCCGAAAGACGCCGTCCGCCGGCTGCAGGCCGGCCAGACCCGGGCCGAGGTGGCCTCCGCGGGCACCGCTGCCGTCATCGACGCGAGCTTCACGGTTCAGCCCGGTGAGATCTTCGTGATCATGGGCCTTTCGGGCTCGGGCAAATCCACCATCATCCGCATGCTCAACGGCCTGCTCGACCCCACTGCGGGCGACGTGCTCGTGCAGGGGCGCAGCATCGGCTCGGCATCGCCGAAGGAGCTGCGCGATATCCGCCGTTCGTCGATCTCGATGGTGTTCCAGCACTTCGCACTGCTGCCGCACCGCACCGTGCTCGACAACGCGGCCTACGCGCTCGAGATCCAGGGTGTCGGCCGCGACGAGCGTCGCCGCCGCGCGCAGGAGATCCTCGAGAAGGTCGGACTCGGCGACCGCGCCGACGCGATGCCCGACGAGCTCTCCGGCGGCATGCGCCAGCGCGTGGGCCTCGCCCGGGCGCTCACCGCGGGCACCGACATCCTGCTCATGGACGAGGCGTTCTCCGCGCTCGACCCGCTCATCCGCCGGGAGATGCAGGAGCAGCTCGTCGAGCTGCAGCGCGAGCTCGGCCGCACCATCATCTTCATCACCCACGATCTCAACGAGGCGATGTTCCTCGGCGACCGCATCGCGGTGATGCGCGACGGGCGCATCGTGCAGAACGGCACGCCCGAGGAGATCCTCACCGATCCGGCCAACGACTACGTGGCGCAGTTCGTGCAGGACGTCGACCGCGCCCGCGTGCTCACCGCCGGCGCCGTGATGGCGCCCGCCGTCGCGACCACACCGGTCAGCGCCGGAGTGCGGGGCGCGCTCAAGGTGATGCGCGATCTGCAGGTGGGCTCGGTCGCCGTGCTCGAGAACCGCCGCTACCTCGGGGCGGTCACCGACCGTGCCGTCGTGCGCGCCGTCAAGGCCGGCACCACCGACCTGCGCTCGCTCGTGAGCACCGCGCAGCCGGTCGTGAAGGCCGACGAGCCGCTCACCGATGTGGTGGAGCGCTCGGTCGAGAGCGCCATCCCGATCGCCGTCGTCGACGAGGAGAACCGCCTGCTCGGCACGATCCCGCGCGTCACGCTGCTCGCCGCGCTCGGCAACGTCGACCCGCAGACCACGCCCATCCCGATCGTCGAGGCGCCGGTGACGGTGCCGGAGGCCGAGTTCGCGCAGACCCTGGCAGCCGTCGGCGAGCCGACGCTCGCCGTCGCCGGTGCGGCCGTGCCCGCGGCATCCACGACGGAAGGAGGCCTGTGA
- a CDS encoding patatin-like phospholipase family protein: MRGSVEIGMLRALLERGIHPDLVVGTSIGAINGAMVAHDPTPEVIEPLTRAWASPEASAVYGDGFMTQAGRFIRTKTHLNSPEPLRRLLERQLGEEASFEALAVPLKVVAASIERAAEHVFEAGPLVPAILASASVPGLLPATEIDGEHYLDGGIVNSIPISHAVDAGIRTIYVLQVGRIEQSLVAPRTPIETAKVAFEIARRHRYAHDLATLPDGVRLHVLPSGGELEGDDSLMSYRRMTTVQRRIDRAYEASAAYLEGVA; this comes from the coding sequence GTGCGCGGCTCGGTCGAGATCGGCATGCTCCGCGCACTGCTCGAGCGCGGCATCCACCCCGATCTCGTCGTGGGCACCTCGATCGGCGCCATCAACGGCGCGATGGTCGCGCACGACCCGACGCCCGAGGTGATCGAGCCGCTGACCCGCGCGTGGGCCAGCCCCGAGGCGTCGGCGGTGTACGGCGACGGGTTCATGACGCAGGCGGGCCGGTTCATCCGCACCAAGACCCACCTCAACTCGCCCGAGCCGCTGCGGCGGCTGCTGGAGCGTCAGCTCGGCGAGGAGGCGAGCTTCGAGGCGCTCGCTGTTCCCCTCAAGGTCGTGGCCGCCTCCATCGAGCGCGCGGCCGAGCACGTGTTCGAAGCGGGTCCGCTCGTTCCCGCGATCCTCGCGTCGGCGTCGGTGCCGGGACTCCTGCCGGCGACCGAGATCGACGGGGAGCACTACCTCGATGGCGGGATCGTGAACTCGATCCCGATCTCGCACGCGGTGGATGCCGGCATCCGCACCATCTACGTGCTGCAGGTCGGCCGCATCGAGCAGTCGCTGGTCGCCCCGCGCACGCCGATCGAGACGGCGAAGGTGGCGTTCGAGATCGCGCGGCGGCACCGCTATGCCCACGACCTCGCGACCCTTCCCGACGGCGTGCGGCTGCACGTGCTGCCCAGCGGCGGAGAGCTCGAGGGCGATGACTCGCTGATGTCGTACCGGCGCATGACCACCGTGCAGCGCCGCATCGACCGCGCGTACGAGGCCAGTGCCGCGTATCTCGAGGGCGTCGCGTGA
- a CDS encoding 1-acyl-sn-glycerol-3-phosphate acyltransferase — MRLPPPWLRRLVLAPTVIVAGLLLLTTAPLWLLIALALTSLVPGRFRLPRVLWLVTVYLLWDSLLLALLFALWVGSGFGWRLRSPAFTAAHYRVGAWALRVLFWVFGAVLRLEIVATGSDDEDPDAAGRAFDALLAAGVPVVVGSRHGGPGDSFILIHTLLNRAGREPRIVLKDTLQWDPAIDVLLNRIPTRFITPTGFAGKARGGGARVEHEIAALAAGLDADDALVIFPEGGQVSARRRESRVARLRASGRDDLAVRAEGLRHVMPPQPGGVHAALGAASTADMVFIGHTGLDQLLTLGDIWRELPMDKRITMRAWRVPAAEIPRDRDAQAEWLFAWFERIDAWIDAHGT; from the coding sequence GTGAGGCTCCCGCCGCCGTGGCTGCGGCGGCTCGTGCTCGCCCCGACCGTGATCGTCGCGGGACTCCTGCTGCTGACGACCGCGCCGCTGTGGCTGCTGATCGCCCTGGCGCTCACCTCGCTCGTGCCGGGCCGGTTCCGCCTGCCGCGCGTGCTGTGGCTGGTGACCGTGTACCTGCTGTGGGACTCGCTCCTGCTCGCCCTGCTGTTCGCGCTGTGGGTGGGGTCGGGCTTCGGATGGAGGCTGCGCTCGCCCGCCTTCACCGCCGCGCACTACCGCGTCGGGGCGTGGGCGCTGCGCGTGCTGTTCTGGGTGTTCGGTGCGGTGCTGCGGCTCGAAATCGTGGCCACGGGCTCCGACGACGAGGATCCGGATGCCGCGGGCCGCGCCTTCGACGCACTCCTGGCCGCCGGGGTGCCGGTCGTCGTCGGCTCCCGGCATGGCGGACCCGGGGATTCGTTCATCCTCATCCACACCCTGCTCAATCGCGCGGGGCGCGAGCCGCGGATCGTGCTCAAGGACACGCTGCAGTGGGATCCGGCGATCGACGTGCTGCTCAACCGCATTCCCACGCGGTTCATCACGCCCACCGGCTTCGCGGGCAAGGCGCGCGGCGGCGGCGCCCGGGTCGAGCACGAGATCGCCGCGCTCGCCGCCGGCCTCGACGCCGACGATGCGCTGGTCATCTTCCCCGAGGGCGGCCAGGTGTCGGCGCGGCGACGGGAGTCGCGCGTCGCGCGGCTGCGCGCGAGCGGCCGTGACGACCTCGCCGTGCGGGCGGAGGGGCTCCGCCACGTCATGCCGCCGCAGCCCGGCGGCGTGCACGCGGCGCTGGGTGCGGCATCCACCGCCGACATGGTGTTCATCGGCCACACCGGGCTCGACCAGCTGCTCACGCTCGGCGACATCTGGCGGGAGCTGCCGATGGACAAGCGCATCACCATGCGCGCGTGGCGGGTGCCGGCCGCGGAGATCCCGCGCGATCGCGACGCGCAGGCCGAGTGGCTGTTCGCCTGGTTCGAGCGCATCGACGCGTGGATCGACGCCCACGGAACGTGA